In the genome of Kitasatospora cathayae, one region contains:
- a CDS encoding ATP-binding protein, which yields MTGMPSGPCYTVLGTVGVLRGEDPLPVGPPQQRALLAMLLLRRNTTVGLDELIDGLWGEEPPRAAAGTVRLYVHRLRHALGPEIATHGKSYALRVAPGALDLDAFEEQVARARARLTTDGPGAAAELLARALTWWRGVPLAGLPGPHARIHRERLSELRLAVLLERIELDLQLGHHARLIPELTALCEEHPGDGRLDLLLDTARAHSGRNGTVRTVADSPPSRRAPEKADGLAAALPPPAQLPYVPGDFTGRDEEMRTLVEALTPTSAEGLMIAAVSGMGGVGKTTLAVHAAQRLRGHFPDGQLYANLRGMREDPADPAVVLAGFLRALGVADSVIPDDQEGRAALYRTRLAGRRILVVLDDARNYPQIEALLPGTPDCAVVVTSRTTIPELPAAPQLRLDVLPTNKALALFRRIAGLERVAAEPEAAAALATRCGGLPLALRLAGSRLVARPAWSLSDMVRLLDGSRWAMDAPAGGADGLATCFRHSYDLLGDEEARLFRLMAIPRQPTTDTEGAAALAGLPPAETGRCLERLADLGLLETPVPDTYRFHDLLREFAAARSEEQDRPEERAAALTRLLDHFLTLACAAYARHRPGHPLVGLLLPAAPPGPSHTAPDDGPPRGLPEPSTLLAVAEQVLEAAPAAIGPVANLVLALEPLLDRSFRWDCLVSPARRILDVAEEQGHLRAAGRIGHALGSALTMVGRFDEAEKTLHQAEQAMLMVGDEAVRTETLTRQALVWQCQGDWERAEAGFRRAIAVGEDCGNAWGVGNSLLNSVSSLLRLGRLDDAATTCRAALESVRASKDHFGHAHALYQLGVVTRHLGEFEEAVARHRQSAELGARNGYPAFEVLNGVSETAALLAANRASDAAECGERAVAVARRLGWRAAEARALRLVGTAFEAAGERDLARQRLTEAVELLTSIGLPESAQAKEILAGL from the coding sequence ATGACCGGCATGCCGTCCGGGCCGTGCTACACCGTGCTGGGAACGGTCGGGGTGCTGCGGGGTGAGGATCCGCTTCCCGTCGGGCCCCCCCAACAGCGCGCGCTGCTGGCCATGTTGCTGCTGCGGCGCAACACGACGGTGGGGCTCGACGAACTGATCGACGGCCTGTGGGGCGAGGAGCCGCCCCGCGCCGCGGCGGGCACGGTACGGCTCTATGTCCACCGGCTGCGCCACGCGCTCGGGCCCGAGATCGCCACCCATGGAAAGTCCTACGCCTTGCGCGTCGCACCCGGCGCCCTGGACCTCGACGCGTTCGAGGAGCAGGTGGCCCGGGCCCGCGCCCGGCTCACCACCGACGGGCCGGGCGCCGCGGCAGAACTGCTGGCACGCGCGCTGACCTGGTGGCGGGGCGTCCCCCTGGCGGGGCTGCCGGGCCCGCACGCCCGCATCCACCGCGAGCGCCTGTCCGAGCTGCGCCTGGCCGTTCTGCTGGAGCGGATCGAACTCGACCTGCAACTGGGGCACCACGCCCGGCTGATCCCCGAGCTGACCGCGCTGTGCGAGGAACACCCTGGCGACGGCCGGCTGGACCTGCTGCTCGACACCGCGCGGGCGCACAGCGGCCGGAACGGAACCGTACGGACCGTGGCCGACTCCCCGCCTTCGCGGCGAGCACCGGAGAAGGCTGACGGGCTCGCTGCGGCACTGCCACCTCCGGCGCAACTTCCCTACGTGCCAGGTGACTTCACCGGACGCGACGAGGAGATGCGGACGCTGGTGGAGGCGCTGACGCCGACCAGCGCCGAGGGCCTGATGATCGCTGCCGTCAGCGGCATGGGAGGCGTCGGAAAGACCACGCTCGCCGTCCACGCGGCCCAGCGGCTGCGCGGGCACTTTCCCGACGGACAGCTCTACGCCAACCTCCGGGGCATGCGGGAGGACCCGGCCGACCCCGCCGTGGTCCTGGCCGGCTTCCTTCGGGCGCTCGGTGTGGCGGACTCCGTGATCCCCGACGACCAGGAGGGGCGTGCGGCGCTCTATCGGACCAGGCTGGCGGGGCGCCGGATCCTGGTGGTGCTCGACGACGCCCGGAACTACCCCCAGATCGAGGCGCTGCTGCCGGGCACACCGGACTGTGCGGTGGTGGTGACCAGCCGCACCACGATCCCGGAACTGCCGGCCGCACCGCAGCTGCGGCTCGACGTGCTGCCCACCAACAAGGCGCTGGCCCTGTTCCGCCGGATCGCCGGACTCGAACGTGTCGCGGCGGAGCCGGAAGCGGCCGCGGCACTGGCCACCCGGTGCGGAGGGCTGCCGCTGGCGCTGCGGCTCGCCGGATCCCGCCTGGTGGCCCGGCCCGCGTGGTCGCTGTCCGACATGGTCCGCCTGCTCGACGGGTCCCGCTGGGCCATGGACGCGCCCGCCGGCGGCGCGGACGGGCTGGCCACCTGCTTCCGGCACAGCTACGACCTGCTCGGCGACGAGGAGGCCCGGCTGTTCCGGCTCATGGCGATACCGCGGCAGCCGACCACCGACACCGAAGGCGCGGCAGCGCTCGCCGGGCTGCCGCCGGCCGAGACCGGGCGATGTCTGGAGCGGCTGGCCGACCTCGGACTGCTCGAAACACCGGTCCCCGATACCTACCGCTTCCACGACCTGCTCCGGGAGTTCGCGGCGGCGCGGTCGGAGGAGCAGGACCGGCCCGAGGAACGGGCGGCGGCCCTCACCCGGCTGCTGGACCACTTCCTGACCCTGGCCTGCGCCGCCTACGCCCGGCACCGTCCGGGCCATCCGCTCGTCGGCCTGCTGCTGCCCGCCGCGCCGCCCGGCCCGTCGCACACCGCCCCCGACGACGGACCGCCCCGGGGCCTGCCCGAGCCCTCGACCCTGCTCGCCGTCGCCGAACAGGTGCTGGAAGCCGCGCCCGCGGCCATCGGTCCGGTCGCCAATCTGGTGCTCGCCCTCGAACCGCTCCTGGACCGCTCGTTCCGGTGGGACTGCCTGGTCTCCCCGGCCCGCAGGATCCTGGACGTCGCCGAGGAGCAGGGGCACCTGCGGGCGGCGGGACGCATCGGGCACGCGCTCGGAAGCGCCCTGACCATGGTGGGCCGCTTCGACGAGGCCGAGAAGACGCTCCACCAGGCGGAACAGGCGATGCTCATGGTCGGGGACGAGGCCGTGCGCACCGAGACGCTCACCCGGCAGGCCCTGGTGTGGCAGTGCCAGGGCGACTGGGAACGGGCCGAGGCCGGATTCCGCCGGGCGATCGCCGTCGGCGAGGACTGCGGCAACGCCTGGGGAGTCGGCAACTCGCTGCTGAACAGCGTTAGTTCGCTGCTGCGGCTGGGCCGGCTGGACGACGCGGCGACGACCTGTCGGGCCGCCCTGGAGAGCGTCCGGGCGTCGAAGGACCACTTCGGGCACGCCCACGCCCTGTACCAGCTGGGAGTGGTGACCCGGCACCTCGGGGAGTTCGAGGAGGCCGTCGCCCGGCACCGGCAGAGTGCGGAACTCGGGGCCCGCAACGGGTACCCCGCGTTCGAGGTCCTGAACGGGGTGTCGGAGACCGCCGCCCTCCTGGCCGCGAACCGGGCCTCGGACGCCGCGGAGTGCGGCGAGCGAGCCGTGGCCGTTGCCCGCCGGCTCGGTTGGCGGGCAGCGGAGGCCCGTGCGCTCCGCCTGGTGGGCACCGCGTTCGAGGCGGCAGGTGAACGGGACCTGGCGCGGCAACGGCTGACGGAGGCGGTGGAACTCCTGACCTCGATCGGCCTGCCGGAGTCCGCCCAGGCCAAGGAGATCCTGGCCGGACTGTGA
- a CDS encoding CAP domain-containing protein has protein sequence MRRVTIGLSVIGAAGLSFAGVALVTTTDPTSNTAGSHDAPISTTVAPTETGHATPVTILPTATPTSPAAPAAPSPSATPSPTSTPSPLKPTPKPVPTPARTAHPSAANTAAPAPKPAATAQVPADPASGPVGPDPVLPGPRSSSQSVSDAEAESLQLLNGERATVGLPPLTLKSDLSDYARNWAHHMRDNGFGHSSSANSQYLVTGSRTWIGENIVWWSDASMTAQEAAEKFQSMWRHSPGHYKAQTNPSFTEVGVGIYHDETGWWGVHNFSDGR, from the coding sequence GTGAGACGAGTCACCATCGGCCTGTCCGTCATCGGCGCCGCCGGACTCTCCTTCGCCGGCGTCGCCCTGGTCACCACGACGGACCCGACGTCGAACACGGCCGGCAGCCACGACGCCCCGATCAGCACGACGGTCGCACCGACCGAAACCGGCCACGCAACCCCGGTCACCATACTTCCGACCGCCACGCCGACCTCCCCCGCTGCTCCCGCGGCCCCGTCCCCTTCGGCTACCCCGTCGCCCACCAGCACCCCCTCCCCCCTCAAGCCCACCCCCAAGCCGGTGCCGACGCCCGCGCGAACCGCACACCCCTCGGCAGCCAACACCGCCGCACCGGCCCCGAAGCCCGCAGCCACCGCGCAGGTCCCCGCCGATCCCGCCTCCGGACCGGTCGGACCGGACCCGGTGCTCCCGGGCCCACGGTCGTCCTCCCAGTCCGTCAGTGACGCCGAGGCCGAGTCCCTGCAACTGCTCAACGGCGAGCGCGCCACGGTCGGGCTCCCTCCCCTGACTCTCAAGTCCGACCTGAGCGACTACGCCCGCAACTGGGCCCACCACATGCGCGACAACGGCTTCGGCCACTCCAGCAGCGCAAACTCCCAGTACCTGGTGACCGGCTCCCGGACCTGGATCGGCGAGAACATCGTCTGGTGGAGCGACGCCTCGATGACCGCCCAGGAGGCGGCGGAGAAGTTCCAGTCGATGTGGCGCCACAGCCCGGGCCACTACAAGGCCCAGACCAACCCCTCGTTCACCGAGGTCGGTGTCGGGATCTACCACGACGAGACCGGCTGGTGGGGAGTGCACAACTTCTCCGACGGTCGGTAG
- a CDS encoding DUF4258 domain-containing protein, with product MNSSKRLRLMAVGAVTAAVAAVAGPALAVPAFAAQPTGQVALVNPPTRGGHEPTFADCGSDHAPGSFDRISQHAEQRMKDRDVSEDELRNAVRINAKDAWCQTNGNWHYSLGMAGGQLEVIIGANRGQWVVVTVFWKGEPNI from the coding sequence GTGAACAGTTCGAAGCGTCTTCGCCTCATGGCCGTCGGCGCCGTCACCGCCGCGGTTGCGGCGGTCGCCGGGCCGGCACTGGCCGTACCGGCGTTCGCGGCTCAGCCCACCGGGCAGGTCGCGCTCGTGAACCCGCCCACCCGGGGCGGGCACGAGCCCACCTTCGCCGACTGCGGCTCCGACCACGCTCCCGGCTCGTTCGACCGGATCAGCCAGCACGCCGAGCAGCGGATGAAGGATCGCGACGTGAGCGAGGACGAGCTCCGGAACGCCGTCCGCATCAACGCCAAGGACGCCTGGTGCCAGACGAATGGCAACTGGCACTACTCGCTCGGCATGGCCGGTGGTCAACTGGAGGTCATCATCGGCGCCAACAGGGGACAGTGGGTCGTCGTCACCGTCTTCTGGAAGGGTGAGCCGAACATCTAG
- a CDS encoding ABC transporter substrate-binding protein — MPRTPVGRAALAATVLCGLLAASCASAPAPSDSPSALRARLPQSIRAAGELRIGSYLNYVPVEFKDPGGSPIGLDPDLATALGSYLGLRVKILDMPFKDLIPAVQSGKLDLAMSAVIDSRDRQQGKDATGHVTNPGVDFVDYFLTGTSILVKAGNPLGLTTLDSLCGRTIAVQTNSVQIKVANAQSAACSRTGKPLRIDSTDTDAQAVAEVSSGTAAADLNDYPAAAYNTTAPNHKGMFQLVGKYQESSLYGIVVGRDRQDLSDVLSRALDQLIGNGTYQKILDKWNVGNGAVVSATVNAGL, encoded by the coding sequence ATGCCCCGAACACCCGTCGGCCGGGCAGCACTGGCCGCCACGGTCCTCTGCGGCCTGCTGGCAGCCAGCTGCGCCTCCGCCCCGGCCCCATCCGACTCGCCCTCCGCCCTACGGGCCCGGCTGCCGCAGTCGATCCGCGCCGCCGGCGAACTGCGCATCGGCTCCTACCTCAACTACGTCCCGGTCGAGTTCAAGGACCCTGGCGGCTCACCCATCGGCCTCGACCCGGATCTCGCCACGGCCCTCGGCTCCTACCTCGGCCTGCGCGTCAAGATCCTCGACATGCCCTTCAAGGACCTCATCCCGGCCGTCCAGTCCGGGAAACTCGATCTGGCGATGTCGGCCGTCATCGACTCCCGCGACCGCCAGCAGGGCAAGGACGCCACCGGCCACGTCACCAACCCGGGCGTGGACTTCGTCGACTACTTCCTCACCGGCACCTCGATCCTGGTCAAGGCGGGCAACCCGCTGGGCCTCACCACCCTGGACAGCCTGTGCGGCCGCACCATCGCCGTACAGACCAACTCCGTCCAGATCAAAGTCGCCAATGCCCAGTCCGCCGCCTGCAGCAGAACCGGCAAGCCGCTCCGGATCGACTCCACGGACACCGACGCCCAGGCCGTGGCCGAGGTCTCCTCCGGAACCGCCGCCGCCGACCTCAACGACTACCCCGCCGCCGCCTACAACACCACCGCGCCGAACCACAAAGGCATGTTCCAACTGGTCGGCAAATACCAGGAGTCAAGCCTCTACGGGATCGTGGTCGGCCGGGACCGGCAGGACCTGTCCGACGTGCTGTCCCGGGCCCTCGACCAGCTGATCGGCAACGGCACCTACCAAAAGATCCTCGACAAGTGGAACGTCGGCAACGGTGCCGTCGTCAGTGCCACCGTGAACGCCGGGCTCTGA
- a CDS encoding CAP domain-containing protein, with amino-acid sequence MNAKLQAVAQEHSDDMAARNYYEHDTPEGVDPGTRITNAGYGWQNWGENIYESPKDPATAMDGWMKSPAHRDNILDCVFTETGVGVNLSANGPWWTEDFARPQ; translated from the coding sequence GTGAACGCGAAGCTGCAGGCCGTGGCGCAGGAGCACTCCGACGACATGGCCGCCCGCAACTACTACGAGCACGACACCCCGGAAGGCGTCGACCCCGGCACCCGGATAACCAACGCCGGGTACGGCTGGCAGAACTGGGGCGAGAACATCTACGAGAGCCCGAAGGACCCCGCCACGGCCATGGACGGCTGGATGAAGAGTCCCGCACACCGCGACAACATCCTGGACTGCGTCTTCACGGAGACCGGTGTCGGCGTGAACCTCAGCGCCAACGGGCCCTGGTGGACCGAGGACTTCGCCCGTCCCCAGTGA
- the lanKC gene encoding class III lanthionine synthetase LanKC, whose protein sequence is MEEIHAYCLADPVFFEAPQRLRDGGSRWTPPPVGDGTRRETDEDVWTRVSFGRPLPLQGWKIHVSAAVPAAQQVLDAAAAVCTARRAAFKYLRSAQLLSAFNSKYSHRGSSGKFITVYPADDGELKALLDELTAALDGQQGPYILSDLRWSERSPVFVRYGAFAARWAPVGGDAPVPAIARPDGTPVHDPRTAAFTPPDWAPVPDFVRERIDRFAEISHVDLPYEIVRPLHFSNGGGVYLAKDRAGGDLVVLKEARPLAGLDAEGLDAVARLQREHRMLTALAGTGLVPRVLGYRTYWEHHFLIQEYIDGEPLAKAGVLRQPLVRPDADPAAYEEYTRWALDVLDRVAAATAVVHRAGIVFGDLHPNNVIVRPDGSVTFVDLEAAHRVGEPRTGLLGAPGFAAPAHVTGTDVDAYGLAALRLGQFVPLGALAGLDPAKPAQLARWAHERFPLPVGHARDAAAAMAAIAGTTVPAAVRAAGPADADGEENRARLVAALVASATPERTDRLFPNAPEGSQEGGGTSLSHGAAGVLYALHATGHAVDPAWTDWLTAATLRNLATAPVGLFNGSCGAATVLDLLGRRDEAADIMGRILDRTVEPTGLGLLTGLPGTGLTVLGFHRRSGDGGHLDHAARIAARIEAALARPGGARPGAGLTTGAAGSALFLVRLHERTGEPGYLDLAEKALRLDLAQCEDVGGSLQVNDGWRSVIYLGTGTTGIGLALSAYLEHRADPGFTDALRAIRKAAHCGFTVFPGLLNGRAGLLYFLAAAGQDGADDTALQGHLRELWRHSVPHGEGLGFPGDHLVRLSMDLATGSAGVLLAMDAAHRRTDLLLPLLGGTAPASAAS, encoded by the coding sequence ATGGAAGAGATACACGCCTACTGCCTCGCCGACCCGGTGTTCTTCGAGGCACCGCAGCGCCTCCGGGACGGGGGCTCCCGCTGGACACCGCCGCCGGTCGGCGATGGCACCCGCCGGGAGACCGACGAGGACGTGTGGACACGGGTCTCCTTCGGCCGGCCGTTGCCCTTACAGGGGTGGAAGATTCACGTGTCGGCCGCTGTGCCCGCCGCCCAGCAGGTCCTGGACGCGGCCGCCGCCGTCTGCACCGCCCGCCGCGCCGCCTTCAAGTACCTGCGCAGCGCCCAGCTGCTGTCGGCGTTCAATTCCAAGTACTCCCACCGGGGTTCCTCGGGGAAGTTCATCACCGTCTACCCCGCGGACGACGGCGAGTTGAAGGCCCTGCTGGACGAGCTCACGGCCGCGCTGGACGGACAGCAGGGCCCCTACATCCTGTCCGACCTGCGCTGGAGCGAGCGCAGCCCGGTGTTCGTGCGCTACGGGGCCTTCGCCGCGCGGTGGGCCCCCGTCGGGGGCGACGCCCCGGTACCGGCCATCGCCCGGCCGGACGGCACGCCGGTGCACGATCCGCGCACCGCCGCGTTCACCCCGCCCGACTGGGCACCGGTGCCCGACTTCGTCCGGGAACGCATCGACCGGTTCGCCGAGATCAGCCACGTGGACCTGCCGTACGAGATCGTCCGGCCGCTGCACTTCTCCAACGGAGGCGGGGTCTACCTGGCCAAGGACCGGGCCGGCGGCGACCTGGTCGTCCTGAAGGAGGCCCGGCCGCTGGCCGGACTCGACGCGGAGGGGCTCGACGCGGTGGCCCGGCTCCAGCGGGAACACCGGATGCTCACCGCGCTGGCCGGCACCGGCCTCGTACCGCGCGTGCTGGGCTACCGGACCTACTGGGAGCACCACTTCCTGATCCAGGAGTACATCGACGGCGAGCCGCTGGCGAAGGCCGGGGTGCTGCGCCAGCCGCTGGTGCGTCCGGACGCCGATCCGGCCGCGTACGAGGAGTACACCCGCTGGGCGCTGGACGTCCTCGACAGGGTCGCCGCGGCGACGGCCGTCGTCCACCGGGCCGGGATCGTCTTCGGCGACCTCCACCCCAACAACGTCATCGTGCGCCCGGACGGCTCCGTCACCTTCGTCGACCTGGAGGCCGCCCACCGGGTGGGCGAGCCGCGCACGGGCCTGCTGGGCGCACCCGGGTTCGCCGCACCCGCCCATGTCACCGGCACCGACGTCGACGCCTACGGACTGGCCGCCCTGCGGTTGGGGCAGTTCGTCCCGCTGGGAGCGCTGGCAGGCCTCGATCCGGCCAAGCCCGCCCAGCTCGCACGGTGGGCTCACGAACGCTTCCCGTTGCCCGTCGGCCACGCCCGGGACGCCGCGGCGGCCATGGCGGCCATCGCCGGGACCACCGTACCGGCAGCGGTCCGCGCGGCCGGTCCCGCCGACGCGGACGGGGAGGAGAACCGGGCACGGCTCGTCGCGGCGCTCGTCGCCTCGGCCACCCCGGAGCGGACCGACCGGCTCTTCCCCAACGCCCCCGAGGGGTCGCAGGAGGGCGGCGGCACCAGCCTGTCCCACGGAGCCGCGGGCGTCCTGTACGCCCTCCACGCGACGGGCCACGCCGTCGACCCGGCCTGGACCGACTGGCTCACGGCCGCGACCCTGCGCAACCTCGCCACCGCACCGGTCGGCCTGTTCAACGGCTCCTGTGGGGCGGCCACCGTCCTGGACCTCCTCGGACGGCGCGACGAAGCCGCGGACATCATGGGCCGGATCCTCGACCGCACCGTCGAGCCGACCGGCCTCGGCCTGCTGACCGGCCTGCCCGGCACCGGCCTGACCGTCCTCGGGTTCCACCGCCGCAGCGGTGACGGCGGCCACCTCGACCACGCCGCCCGGATCGCCGCCCGGATCGAAGCCGCCCTCGCCCGCCCGGGCGGCGCCCGCCCGGGCGCGGGCCTCACGACCGGGGCGGCCGGATCCGCCCTGTTCCTCGTCCGCCTGCACGAACGCACCGGCGAACCGGGCTACCTCGACCTGGCCGAGAAGGCGCTGCGCCTCGACCTCGCGCAGTGCGAGGACGTCGGCGGATCCCTCCAGGTCAACGACGGCTGGCGGTCCGTCATCTACCTCGGCACCGGCACCACCGGCATCGGGCTCGCCCTCTCCGCCTACCTCGAGCACCGCGCCGATCCCGGCTTCACCGATGCCCTCCGGGCGATCCGCAAGGCGGCGCACTGCGGGTTCACCGTCTTCCCCGGCCTCCTCAACGGCCGTGCCGGCCTGCTGTACTTCCTGGCGGCCGCCGGGCAGGACGGCGCGGACGACACCGCGCTCCAGGGCCACCTGCGCGAGCTGTGGCGGCACTCCGTCCCCCACGGCGAAGGCCTCGGTTTCCCCGGGGACCACCTGGTCCGGCTGTCGATGGACCTCGCCACCGGGTCGGCCGGCGTGCTCCTGGCGATGGACGCCGCCCACCGCCGCACCGACCTTCTTCTTCCCCTGCTCGGCGGAACGGCCCCGGCCTCCGCCGCCTCCTGA
- a CDS encoding COG4315 family predicted lipoprotein, translating into MLALAATACGPDTAAVSGGKAQATGDSSGVRIATVKSVTLGPSVTDSADRTVYKDTAKPSVGTCADACAGKWPPLTYRQPSTTTRTLWCSTTSSRAAGRPAQDRGHPQGPRQGSADLRRGSGCDNLTRPVATVPGGPVA; encoded by the coding sequence GTGCTCGCGCTCGCCGCCACCGCCTGCGGGCCCGACACGGCCGCCGTCTCCGGCGGCAAGGCCCAGGCGACCGGTGACTCCTCTGGCGTCCGGATCGCCACCGTGAAGTCGGTGACGCTCGGACCGAGCGTCACCGACTCCGCCGACCGGACCGTGTACAAGGACACCGCCAAGCCGTCCGTGGGCACCTGCGCCGACGCCTGCGCCGGGAAGTGGCCGCCGCTCACCTATAGACAGCCCTCTACGACCACCCGGACCTTGTGGTGCTCGACCACATCGAGCAGGGCAGCCGGACGACCCGCTCAGGATCGAGGGCACCCTCAAGGCCCTCGTCAGGGGAGTGCCGATCTCCGGCGTGGCTCCGGCTGCGACAACCTCACCCGCCCTGTGGCTACCGTCCCTGGAGGGCCCGTCGCGTAG
- a CDS encoding CAP domain-containing protein — translation MSAHASTAPPPASPTVPASHTSWHPSASSSPSATSAPAPTATSTPAAASTSAAAPSATPTASASPTAAGSDAVQQVLALINQARATHGLPAYTISAGLTSSAQAHNQVMAAGCGLSHQCPNESGLGARESAAGVQWTSAGENIGDGGPVGTGAQDIAAEAVALTQDMLNEQPPNDGHRQNILSASFTHVGIAVHRDAGGTVWMSQDFSN, via the coding sequence GTGTCCGCCCATGCCTCCACCGCGCCGCCCCCGGCTTCGCCTACGGTCCCGGCCTCCCACACCTCCTGGCACCCGTCGGCATCCTCGTCGCCGTCGGCCACATCGGCCCCCGCCCCCACCGCGACGTCGACGCCCGCTGCTGCCTCCACCTCCGCGGCCGCTCCGTCGGCCACGCCGACGGCCTCCGCGAGCCCGACCGCGGCCGGCTCGGACGCCGTCCAACAAGTACTCGCTCTGATCAACCAGGCCCGAGCCACCCATGGCCTGCCGGCGTACACCATCAGCGCGGGCCTGACCAGCAGCGCCCAAGCCCACAACCAGGTGATGGCCGCCGGCTGCGGCCTGTCCCACCAGTGCCCGAACGAGAGCGGACTGGGTGCCCGGGAGAGCGCCGCAGGCGTCCAGTGGACCTCCGCCGGGGAGAACATAGGCGACGGCGGCCCGGTCGGCACCGGGGCGCAGGACATCGCCGCCGAGGCGGTGGCCCTGACCCAGGACATGCTGAACGAGCAGCCGCCGAACGACGGCCACCGGCAGAACATCCTGAGCGCCTCGTTCACTCACGTCGGCATCGCTGTCCACCGGGACGCCGGCGGTACCGTCTGGATGTCTCAGGACTTCTCCAACTGA
- a CDS encoding sigma-70 family RNA polymerase sigma factor — protein sequence MNSESGSKTVAAAQAGNAAARERLIADHLPLIYNIVGRALDGHADVDDVVQETMLRVVNSLDTLREPSSFRSWLVAVAMNEVRRRWTARKAAPVPGLQELTQVVDPAADFVDLTILRLGLTGQRREVAEATRWLDERERDLLSLWWLETGGELTRAELATALNLTPQHTAVRVQRMKEQLEIGRLVVRVLAADPPCAELSALTTAWDGKPAVLWRKRIARHARNCPHCAGHQHSLVPVEGLLAGLPLLLPPPHLAASPHLAAFATTAAQQALSRTARAATRSAAPTRRLHPRHGRAVRTAKAATGVAAALTVLAGVQILRPGPDHTTPAPAVAVTPASPAPAPTRPSPAPTVTEPQSPPATTTPPRQATPTPTPSTPTPQKTLEQQLVDLINIRRAKNGCRPLRVNQRLHTAAQGHSDDMAVAGYFDHVDPRGNHADGRMTASGYQWSVWAENLDRDTNSPNTVLKDWSDGAIHQQNMLDCQYTDAGVGTAPTPNGLLWTLDLGSPG from the coding sequence ATGAACAGTGAAAGCGGCAGCAAGACGGTCGCCGCGGCGCAGGCAGGGAACGCGGCGGCCCGGGAACGGTTGATAGCCGACCACCTTCCGCTGATCTACAACATCGTCGGCCGCGCGCTGGACGGCCATGCCGACGTGGACGACGTGGTGCAGGAAACCATGCTCCGCGTCGTCAACTCCCTGGACACGCTGCGCGAGCCGTCCTCCTTCCGGTCCTGGCTGGTGGCGGTGGCGATGAACGAGGTCCGTCGGCGCTGGACGGCACGGAAGGCGGCACCCGTGCCGGGCCTGCAGGAACTGACGCAGGTCGTCGATCCAGCCGCCGACTTCGTGGACCTGACCATCCTGCGGCTCGGCCTGACGGGCCAGCGCAGGGAGGTCGCCGAAGCCACCCGCTGGCTGGACGAGCGCGAGCGCGACCTACTCTCCCTCTGGTGGCTGGAGACCGGCGGTGAGCTCACCCGGGCCGAACTGGCGACAGCCCTCAACCTCACACCGCAGCACACCGCCGTACGGGTCCAGCGGATGAAGGAACAACTGGAGATCGGCCGCCTGGTGGTGCGAGTACTCGCCGCCGACCCGCCGTGCGCCGAACTGTCGGCGCTCACCACGGCCTGGGACGGGAAGCCGGCCGTACTGTGGCGCAAACGCATCGCCAGGCACGCCCGGAACTGTCCGCACTGCGCGGGGCACCAGCACAGTCTGGTACCGGTCGAGGGACTGCTCGCCGGCCTCCCGCTGCTGCTCCCGCCACCGCACCTGGCCGCCTCACCGCACCTGGCCGCGTTCGCCACCACGGCCGCGCAGCAGGCACTCTCCCGCACAGCGCGCGCGGCGACACGCTCGGCCGCCCCGACACGCAGGCTCCACCCGCGCCATGGGCGGGCGGTCAGGACTGCCAAGGCAGCCACGGGAGTCGCGGCCGCCTTGACCGTCCTCGCCGGAGTGCAGATCCTCCGACCCGGCCCCGACCACACCACGCCCGCTCCCGCGGTCGCGGTCACGCCCGCATCCCCGGCGCCGGCCCCCACCAGGCCATCTCCCGCACCAACCGTCACCGAACCCCAGTCCCCGCCCGCCACCACCACTCCTCCTCGCCAGGCCACGCCCACCCCGACCCCCTCCACGCCCACACCCCAGAAGACACTCGAACAGCAACTCGTCGACCTGATCAACATCCGACGGGCGAAGAACGGCTGCAGGCCGCTGCGCGTCAACCAGCGCCTGCACACGGCCGCCCAAGGGCATTCCGACGACATGGCCGTCGCCGGCTACTTCGACCACGTCGACCCGCGCGGCAACCACGCCGACGGCCGCATGACCGCCTCCGGCTACCAGTGGAGTGTGTGGGCCGAGAACCTCGACCGGGACACGAACTCGCCGAACACCGTGCTGAAGGACTGGTCGGACGGCGCGATCCACCAGCAGAACATGCTCGACTGCCAGTACACCGACGCCGGCGTCGGCACCGCCCCCACCCCGAACGGCCTGCTCTGGACCCTCGACCTGGGCAGCCCAGGCTGA